A window of Limanda limanda chromosome 4, fLimLim1.1, whole genome shotgun sequence genomic DNA:
GTACTAACCGCTACCATTGTAACATTTTTGAACAACTCATGAACTCTGTCCTGTTCATGTCCCTGTTTATACAAATTATCAGTTATGTAAGATACAACTTTTAAATTAATACTATTACATTAGTACTAATCACCAAATCTGTAGCATTTTTAACAAATCATTACATCTGTTACACTTTttgtacaaattatttttcGCATTTTTGTGCAATATTTGAGTTTAACGTTGTCATTTCAATGAAAACACGttatctctttctttgtctgtaGATGTCTGTTAGTGGGAAGCCTGGCATTGCATCCTGTTCACCAATGTACTGTAATCTGGTGTATAATTTGACACTGCAACTCTGAGTGAGTCTTGTAGATGTGCATCAGTGAGgcgtgttttgtgtttgttcatgaTGAAGTTCATGTTAGAAAGGCTGATTCACAGAGATAGGTTGAACCAAATAGGCAGGCAACTTTCATAGCTGCTGTGCATACACCTTTGTACTTTTCTGTGTCCACAAGGCACCAAAAGTTTGGAGCAGACTGATGGGTTTTGAGGTGGAGGTCATTTTGCAACTTTACGATTTCAATCTCCACCTGTCCAGCATCTAAGTTGAACATACCACTTACTTGCTCAGTTGCTCAGAACGTCTCCCGGTTACTCCAGATGATCCAGCCGCTCAAAGGGAGCAATCATCCAGacgtttgtatttttatttttaacttaagtTTACCTCAAGTCGTTGCatgtttccctttctctctctctctctcttttctcctaaaCCCGCCTACACACACGTGTTATAAATCGTGATAAGTGCTGGTGTTGCTATCTTTGATATAGTGGAGTTTTGTTAGAATATTAGTCATTGATTGAAATTGATGCTATTATCTTTAATAAATTCTAGTGTATTTAAAGTACCgatatttttgattatttttgcatatgtatgtgaatacagcttgattatgatagcctgtgctcaaACTTAAacccttcactgttcattatataatcattaataacAAATATTGAGATTACTAATTGAACTGTGCCAAACTGAGATTGATCTTTACAGATTGATTGTTGGTCCctgaaaccagggtggtgccccatctttatttataatttcattgttttttcattaatcatttcattattcttaattgataacttTATCGTTTTTAATgaataatattattaaataaaaaattatatttcatgattattaataattagcaaACATCAAGTCTGCTAACTATTGCACaacatggactatgattacagcAAGACTGCTTGATAAACAATATGTCTCCTTAAGATACTcaacaataatccatcaattcattgaccttccattatgctacaaagtgtttagtctaatcaatgctgcaaatacccttatctttctgatgttctccattacaccTGGCATTTATTGCAATTTTGTccttcctgggagagggatccctcccatgtggctctctctacgttttttttaccctgttaaaagggtttatttggttatttttttccttactcttgttgagggttaagggaagaggatgtcacaccttgttaaagctctatgagacaaattgtgatttgtgaatatgggctatacaaattaaatttgatgaTTAATGCAGAATGCAGAATCTTCACCTaacaaatttatttaaaaaaggcaaTGAATGATGCCAACTCTGTACTTACGTCTGAATACCATTAACTCTGGCCCtcatgttattatattattttgacatttcagtCCTTTTACTTTAGAACTTATGTTCTAGATTAGAAGGAATTAGAGCaacatataaatacagaccatttagaTAAATAGATTGAATAGATAGAAtcattttattgtcattccacAGTATACAATGTAATTTAGCAGCAATCCCCAAGGTGCAATATAAACATaagaattaaatgaaaaaagtaaCAACCCTGAAAGTTGGTTGCTGTGGAGTTAGCTACAGCAGCTAAGTTGCTCCTTTTGGTTGGTCTGAAATCAAAATTTCTCAAGGAGCAATAGTATACTTCTAcaggtaaatttccagaaactagTTTAGCCATTACCAATAGAAATtagatattattatttgttaatgATCAATTTCCAGTTGCAAAtcattagtagtagtagtagtttggGGACACTTTAGAAATATAGCAGTGGTTGAATGAATCTTTATCACCACAccatattcatttttatattaaatattagatTTAACAGGCTAATATGTATCACTTTAATGTTACGTATTAACTGGACTCCTGTATTGTAGACCCCAGAGTAACACAATGTAGGTTATTTGTTTAGAGGGGGTGTACTGACCTATACCAGTTGGTAAGGGTCATCATGATGTACAGTGAGGCCAGGAAGAGCATGAAATGGAAGAAGGAGTAGCTGTACTGAACCATGTCCCGTTCATTGTCCTCCACCGGCCTGGGTCCTGTCGACTCCTCTGATAGGTCAGGGCTGCTGCCACCCTCAGCCAGAATGGCTGAATCTTTGGAGGCCATGGTCAGCTTTTTCACCTGACTGGTGCTGGACGAACGAATGCTAAACAGGGTTAAATAAATAGTTTGTACAGTTATTTTTACTATAGATTATGTTGTTTTACAAAGACCCAAAAGCATACAACAGCATATGACAAAACAAGATGACAAACATTTTTCATACTTATCTGAACCTCTACCGTCTAAACCAGGGGTGGGTAATTCATTTTCCCAAGGGGCCACATGAGAAACATGGACAGTTGTGGAGGGCTGGACCAATAGGCTGAACTCAAGGCAGGTAAAGTAATAACGCCAACATTATATCACACTTTAATCAACATTTACAAGAACAGTTGTGAACAAAATATGCACGTTTTTTGCAGTATTTCAAAATCAGCTTTGAATTAACTTTATACAGAGTGCTATtactttaaaggggacatattatgcccatttaccaaaagttgatatggttccttggggtcttaatgaaatgtctgcaacatattttggtcaaaataccacaaggatcatttaaaacagctccctttttaccctgtctaaaacagccctcctcagattgacctgttttgagggCCCCGCCTCCAAAAACTCCAGCAGTGATACTGACTTAAAGTGCTCTGCCAGAAGTGTATCAGACTGCAGGTCAATGAGTTTGAACTGAACATTACTAGGTGCATTATCCACACTGCACGTGAAGGGAGAAGAAATCATGTGCATTTCACTTTCAACTGCTTTGAAGTCTTGAAATCTTCTTGAAAACTCACCTTGCAGTGCCCCTAACATGGATGAGTAGCTGCGGAGGTGATCAACTGATGGTGTGGCATCTTTCAGTGTTGGCATGTGGTTGAGAATGTTACCCTCCAACTGGCTTGAAAGAAACTGCAACTTTCTCATGAAAGCCTTCACCAGGCTGTACATTTCATGTGCAAATAGGCCCTTGCCTTGCAGTTTGGTATTGAGCTCATTCACTAATGCAGTGACATCAACATCTAATGCAAGGTCTGCTATCCAGTCTGCATCTGAGAGCTCTTGGATGTACTTTTCACAAAACTCAAATCTCTCAAATCTCATCTCAGGTACCCTACTCTTTTAAGCACTTtgcctagaccaggggtgtccaaactacggcccgcgggccatctgcggcccgccatccattttaaattggcccgcctcaaaaataaaaaaaatatttttatttttttattttttttaaactaacaatttagtagcacttatagCACTTgtagttttgctctatttttgaagaaattgtactttcttgattcttgttgttctgggtttgtaccttcgggtacccttgaatgcacttattataagtagctttggataaaagcgtcagctaaatgtaatgtaatggactatggcccactgtattgtacTTCTCAGTTAACGCCGTTatgccccccccgccctgagcgacgcgattgtcaacagtccgctccagggcaggggagcgtggcggcgtgagtggcccagaccttcgtatttttttctgtgtgtggccCTCAggataaaaagtttggacacccctggccTAGACTGAGCCATCTGACAGCTGTTTGGTAGCCTATGTCACCATGTTCAGTCTCATGCTCTTCCAAAAGTGCAACAAACTGTCTGTGATTCAATGCTCTTGCCCTGATAAAGTTAACTAATTTAGTTACAACTTCAGTAACATGATTAATGACTTACACAACACCTCCTGATGTATAATACAATGCAAAAATTTCCCTCACTTTATCTTGCATCCGCTTCAAAAGTCTGACATTTTCCCGTCAGATTTGGACAACCATCGGTTGTACGTTAACACCTGCCAGTTTGTCCCATTTGAGTGTCCAAGCATGCAGTTACCTTCGTGAACAAATCACTCCCAGTCGTCGTCCCTTTTATTGACCGCATTGCTGCCAGCTCCTCCGTAATCTCGAAGTCTTTCGTCATCCCACGTACAAAGATGAGTAACTGGGCTGTGTCGCGGACATCACAGCTCTTATCCAGAGCCAaggagaaaaagtcaaaattgaCTACTTTCTTTTGCAGCTGAAGCTCGAGATTTCCCGCGATGTCTTCGATCTTTCACGTTACGGTTCGTCTGGAGAGGGACACATTCGCAAATGCCTCTTCCTTCTCAGGGCATATTCGTGCAGCAGAGTCCACCAAACACTCTTGAAAAACTCCTCATCGGAGAATGGCTTACTATTTTAGGGATATCACAAAGCTGGTCTTGACAGCTCTATCCCTGGATGTGGAAAGCTTGGTAAAAAAACTTGTTGCTTCTGCAGCTTAGCTATCAGAGCTTCCGATGTCAGTGCACATTCTCCATTGGTCAAGTTTCTGTAATTCTCTTcgtgagggggctgggagagcaccctcacctgcaccacagaggatcaatcagcgcaggtgagagctgtcagctgattggtcctcacCTGTAAAAGGCAGCGTCTTCGCTGCCTCGGAGACTGAGACACTGGAGAGAAGCCGGACTAAGCTGCTAAGCTAGTCACTTTATGTTAAGTTTATGtttgttcacatgtgtgtggtGTGATTCCGCGCCCTCACGCAGTAAGCTGGTGgagggcgcatttcctccggtTCCTATTCTCCACACCCCCTGTTCCGGCACCCAGGTCGGCGGTGAAGCCAGCGTCCCCTGTCCCTGCACCCAGGCTGGCGGTGCAGCCAGCGTCCCCTGCAGCCCCGTTTCTGCCTCGGTGGAGGGACCAGTGCCTGCAGGTCCCGTTCCTGCGTCGGCAGAGAGTCTGACGCCTGCAGCAAGGACAACCCCTGTTCCCTGGTCGGCGGAGAGGCCGACGGCCGCAGCCCTGCAGCGTGTCCCTCGTCAGCGGAGAGGCCGAGGCCTGCCGACCCTACAGGCCTTAGGGTCTGGTAGCCAGGGCGGTGTCGCCCACCTGCCCGGCCTCCGGAGAGACGCTGCGGACGACGACGCCCATCTGCTCGACCTCCGGAGAGCCTTAGTGTGTGGGATGGCTTCCTCTCCTGGTccgtgagggagggggggaagttATTTAATCACCTCAAAGACAAACATTAAGATCAGTGCACAGAATGACAGTGCACATTTTTTGCCTTTATTTGGATAGGACAGAGTTTAGTGTGTGAAAGTGGTGTTAGGGTTAGTGACCCGAATCGAAACCTGGGCCACTACAGAGAGAGACTTAAAAACTCTGTACATGGAACACCAGCTCTACCAGGAGAGCTATGTGGCGCCCAAAGAGGACATTTTTTGATGAATGGATCAGCTTGTGGAGAGCTGGGAAATCCCCAAGTTGACAGTATTGAAAGTTTCCTTTTCAATATAGTGCAGTCTTGCCAAACAATGATTTGACACGGACTGAGTTGTTTCAGTTGTTTGctaaaaagacaaatgtgtgaCACAAATAAAGGAATGCAGCAATGACCATTTAATGATAGTGTTATTGGCAGTAATAGTAGTATATGTCGATCTGTGAAGATAAATCACAAGGActccggggaagaagtcaagtttgtaaaatgtattgatgagaaatgaatgtgatgaaaagggagagaaagaaagagaagagaaaaaaatgaagggaACACTTTATCGTCACAGCAACACCAAGTCAGTTAAACGTCAGGGAtatcaatctgtccatttagAAAACACAAGTGATTGTGAATCAATTTCCCCTGCtttggtgcaaatgaaagtgacaacaGGTGCAATGGGGAGGCAAAAGCAAGACAACCCCCAAAAAGTGAATGGTCTTGCATGTGGTGGCCACAATTCATAATTGTTCTGCTAGTGTCCTTGTCACTACagggcccttaataatatggcaccatcACACCTTAAATAGCTCATAGTACCATGccaacccactagagcactccaGTACCTGCTGCCCAATCAGTTTGCTGCAcaggtagtccagctcctccaggatggcaaaTCCATACTTGCGGTCACAAGAAAGTTTTCCGTGTCTCCAAACAGTCTCAGGAGCATGGAGATACAAGAAACTGGCCATTATgggaggagagctggacagggccatAGAAGGGCATCAACCCAGTGGCAGGACCAGTATCTCCTTCTTGCaaaaaggaggagcaggatgaaCACTGCCAGAGCCCTACAAAATTAACTGCAACAGGCTactggtgtgcatgtttcttACCAAAGTCTCAGAAACAGACTCAATGAGGGCCCAATGTCTTCTAGTGGGACCTATGGTCACAGCCCAGCACCCTGAAGCTCAATTGGCATTTGCCAGAGAACACCAGCATTAGCAGGTCTGCCACTGACATCCCATTCTCCTTGCAGATGAGAGCAGGCTCACACTGAGCTAATATGGTAGTTGTGAAATCCTCAGAGCGATTGGATCCTCGgagcggactgttgacagtccGACTCAaccgcgtcgctcagggcgggcgggggcgtggcggcgggagtggcccagtccttcgtaattttttctgtatgtggcgtGGCAGCATCTAACCTGAGAAAtgcaatacagtgggccatagtccattatattacattacattacattacattacattacatttaatttagctgacgcttttatccaaagcaacttacaataagtgcattcgaccccgagggtacaaacccagaacaacaagaatccagaaagtacaatttcttcaaaaataaagcaaaacaaagtgctataagtaagggCCATTTTTTTTGAGATGATGCGCGCCAATTAGAAATGGATGGTGGGcggcagttggcccgcgggccgtagtttggacaacCCTGCCCTAACCTTATCAAATTGAGCACCTATGGGACATAATGTATGGGTGTATCCGACCCTGCCAAATACCGCCACAGAGCTCACTGCTGCCTTGATCCAGGTTTTTGGAGAAGATCCCCCAGGACACTGTCCGTCAACTCATCATACCTTATAGACCTCATAGTACCAGATCACCCCACAAGAGCACTGAGCTCCTAGAATTCCGGCTTACTTaacgtccctaaagtctcttaaagtagagtaggagccagagctttcagcaaTCAAGCTCCTCTACTCTGGAATCATCTCCCAATTTCAGGCAGACATCCTCTCTatgtttaagagtaggcttcaGAAAAGATTTTCATATCTCTTACTGCAGTAACAGTTCATGCTGTATCTGTTCCCctagtttaaaaaataaaccatttaaAGCAAAAGACAGCATTCACATGGCTACTTCCTGCTTGCCAAGTCTTTGTGCTGTACCAGTTACGGGAAAATCCTCCGGTGTACGTATTTGgcggctgcaatgctgtttcaTGCATACCCGCGACCATCATTGTCACTAGTTTTCACACAGCTTTCACATTTTTGTGAAATGACATAGCATTTTTGCTATGTCATTGAATTTCAATGATATTGATACTACTAAACTACTGGTATCATGACATCTCAAATCTTACCTCGGGGTAGTGACCCTACCTGGAGTAGAGGATGCAAAGGACAAATATGACAAGCCCCACAATGCTCTGGGCATCCCACCATTGCAGGTATGGAGATGATAGGACAAGTTCCTCTGTGCCAATGATCACCACAGCCGTCTGGTTGTCAATCTCAAGAGGGGCCAGCGTGGGGGTTGTGATCTGCTGAAAGATACTCAGCAGGCTGGGGTTACATACTCTGTCTGAGAGGAGGGGAAAAGGGAACATGTTTTTATCTATAGCATAGTTTATGAGATTGAATGTAATGGGATATATTCTGAAAATGTGTGACCTCATTTGCAGACACATTCCTGAAATTCAGATATTCTTGAGAGAAAATTATTGAGCTCTAAGACACTAGTATAATTCTACTTAAACCATTTCAAAGTTATAATAATGCTTTGTTTTTAAGTACTTTTGGCTAGAAACTCAACTATCTATAGCGTGTGAACATGAACTATACTTTGAGCTGAACCAAGAGCAAAATTTATTGCATACAACATTTAAAGCATCAGCATGGTGATGCATATCCTGCATGTTATATCCAAATCAGCAGATAGTTACTTTATTGAACTATAATAGTGTCATTTCATGTGTAGTGCTCTTTTCCATGCTGTCGTTGTATCGCCCTCTCTCTAATAGATCGCTGTTGTTTCTGCAATCCATAACTGCACCAATTTTCTAATCATAGGAATATTTCTTGCAACTAACAAACAGTCTCACCAGGTTCATTGGTCATTGCAGACCAGGTCAGAAACATGGTGTACAGGGTGATGATAGAGGACTGCAGAAGACCTGAGCGTGGCTGAGATTCctagggacacacacagatagaacAGTCATGTATGAAAAGGCAAGCTCACGAGAATGTCCGCAGACATCCTGTCTTTCCttgagtgcatgtctgaaaatatAGCAACATAGCAACTTCAGCAACAAATCAGTTCTAGGTTTTGACCTctgaagttaaaataaaatttcaATCAACACTGATCTCATACATGTTCTGTCTGGAATCAGATTGATGGAAATCTATCAAAGTGACGGACAAATTTCATCCCTAATTGTATTTAGAATATTCTACTGTTTTGCAATCCCTGTACATATTGTAAATATTACCTAAATATTACCAGACTTTAAACATATTATTTAAACTGTGCACAATTTGGCAATGTTGCATCAAATGACTACATTTGCCTGACTAGATGTTTGAGGGTGAAGGACTGTTCTCTGTTCTGTACCTGTACTTTgggaaagacagagacaacagatGCCACAATGCAGAACAACATGTTGAAGCTGACGAAGAACTTGTTGATGAAGCATACATCAGGCTTGGTGTAGAAGATGAAGAATATTATGACGGCAGTAAATGACAGGATGTAGTTGAACGCTGTAACCACCAACAAAGCTAGAAACAGAACGCAGAAATGTTAGTTATTCAGCAATAGGTATACAAAAAACTCAAGATAAGTATCTCAATTATTTGGTGTTCAACCTATGCATCTGCGTTGATTTGATATGGTTATCAATTATTTCAGTTGTGAGCAGTCTTATTGTATTGTGTATTGCACTGTGCCTGCATGTTTTCATATACAGCATGTTACTAGGCCACAGCTCAAGTCTCTTACCTGCATACCAGAACCTGGAGTTGCCATTCTCCATCTTGTCTACCCAGGACTCATTCCAGGAGTGGGCAAAATCCACCAGCAGCACAAGCTGGATCAATATGAAAAAGAAAGCTCCACTGGAGCCCACCACAAACCACACTGCAATGAAATAGGCCCACAGGTCATTAAATTAGACTATTATCATATTATTGTATATTGGATTTTATgatctgtgttttaaaaagttCAAATATAAAGTTCTTACAGTAGGTAAAAGGCCCATCTGGAATGTAAAAGGCAGCCACTGTAACTGCTACCAAGGCAGCTAATTTAAAGAAccaaaatctgaaaacaaatgaaCTGACAGTTATTAAGCATACAGGAGGCACATAAACATATCTGTAATAAAACTTAAATAGCATCAGTCAGGcagtaatttatatttaaattttttttagttGTATTGACAGTACATCTGATAACTGACCCACAAAAGCTTTGAAAGAATTTAATCTATATATCaatacattacatgtcatttggccgACGCTTTTgtcaaagcgacttacaattagtaaACCCAAcattttatgaggggccatataggagttcagtatcttgccaaggacactaaggcatgcagatggggaagagtggggattgaaccggcaaccttcttgttggagaacgaccaCTTTAAGAGAGTCACTTGATGACGTAAAGGttttatgtgtgaatgtgtgacacATCACTGATCTTTCAGAAAGACAGCATATATTAATATAACTGTAGGAAATATTTCCTGTTgctgtagttttattttagaGAAGAAATTATAAATTCTTCCTCTTTTGTCTTGATGTCATTCTTTAGCACTTACAATCGAAGATTAAGTTACAGTAACCTCTCATTTAATACTCAACTGAGAGATAAAGAGTGCTGTTCTGCAGACCAAAGCCAAACCAGAGCAGTATACTGCTGACAACCTGGCAAATGTCTCCCCCACCAACCTGGTCAACTTTTATAACACCACACTCTCCTTCTGCCTCGACCAGCTAGCACCCATTCAAACCAGATCTGTCTCCTTCACCCACTCCGCCCCCTGGTTCACTGGTGAGCTGAACCAGCTAAAATCAAAAGGATGCCAGCTCTAGAGGCTCGGCAGGGGATAAGTTCTCGCAGTCCACACAGAGGCATACAAATAACACcaacatctttataaaaacactCTCAACACTACCCACTCTGCATTTTACTCAGGACTAATGCAATCTGGTTGCGACAATCCAAGAACACATCAACAAACTCCTCAAACCCAAGGACAACCTCTCCCACTCCTTTACAGTTGACAAATGCAACAAATTTGTACATTTCTTTCTCACAAAAATCAACACTATTCACAACCAGCTGGCCTCCCCCATCCTAATTGGACCTGAACCTGGCCCCCTACAGCAGACAAATCACAACCTCTCAGCCTTCACAGAAATATCTTCATCTGATCTATCCTCAGTGGTAGCCAGCATGAAGTCCACTACCAGCGCCTTGGACccattcctctcctccctcgtcaAAGTGTCAATGCTTTGATCAAAATCACAAATTATCCGCTGttatcctcatcctcctcaaatTCAGTTCAGCTTTTGACCCTCAACCATTCCACACTCATCACACGCCTCAAAACCAAACTAGGCATTACTGGCACTGCCCTCTCCTGGTTCCAGTACTACCTCTCCGACAGACGTCAATTAATTTCCATTAACAAATGCAAGTCCATCAACGTTCCTGTCAAACTTGGTGTACCGCAGGGTTCAGTGCCTGGTCCCCTTCTCTTCATAATTTACATGCTACCACTAAGATAGATCCTCCGCCGCCATGGCCTCCAGTTCCACTGTTATGCCGACGATACTTGGATGCAAAGAACGTTCTAAAACtaaattgaaataaatctgAAATCCTAATCATCGCGCCACTCTGAAATTCAAACTCTATATTGATGGCTCCATCATCAACCCATCCAGCCAAATCCGCAACCCTGGAGTCATCCTCGATCCCACCCTCTTATTCTGCCCCAAGTCAACCATATCACCGAAGCAGCCTTTTTCCAACTCTGTAACATTGCCCGCCTCTgttgggatttcaaatttttaactatagcctttgctgaaagaactcttaacaataaagataggaacagttttagctatatattaggcattcatacatatgattttaataactgttgctgcttagtgctaataattaacttttctgatattaaaggcttattcccttggattcattgaactcacacagagttccacagctgtcttgataagtgtcgaggttggacagagtgacgttgttgactacattttgggacattgttttggtgaagttgttgcgaatgtttacacaggaaggtttgttttgtaatagttgaaacataataatcttttctccaattgtaaacaccatTGGCCCACATTGCATCTTTGGGTGAAGGACGTTCTTGTAGTAAAACTCGTTGTCTAGCAACTATAGAtgcattgggagtgtctccctgttcccttccgtattccaaaagccaggaggatggcctacgagtgcgcacttccgaggagggaggaacgaagatctactgtataaaatggacagacaccGGATGTCCATCGCGCTCTGATACACTTAATGTACTGGCACCCATTGTCttttgccgtaacctgttcattgctttcctaaataaattcttaaattgagcaaaactgagtttggctcttcttctcattaaagaagtaaagaacacgctgttgtttttctcaacaaTTTGGTGACCCCGACGTGATTCTTTAAGAGAAGCTCTTTAAGACgtaatcctgaagagaaccttTTGACCAGAAAGACCGGAGACCCCAAGGTCGAGGCTGCTCCTGTTGATTCTCCACATACTCAAACTATAAGGTAAGCAGATAACCTGTTAAAACAAGTTCTGTTTATTGATATAGATTTTGAGTGTgcggagaggagaaggaggtaaaAATGATATGTGTAGTGTTGTTGGGAGGCAATGAGAGGTTGCGGCAAAGCAGTGTTAATCAAGGGAATGAACAAAGGTTGTTTGTAACAGCAATAAGTATAAACAGTGCAGAGTCTTGGCTGACCAGATAAGTCTGTGACGCACGAATCCTTAGAACTAATTCAGATTGGAGAAGAGACACACCGGTGATAGGGACTAAAAGAAGAAAGACGACTTTAGCAAATGTTGCAGAGGCAAACTAAGTTAGTTAGTGTAGGATTCTGGAGGAAGTTGAGTAGCCTACACAAAAGTGAGGTGCTTGACTCGCCCGAACCACCGTTGCTTAAATCAGTCCTAAATTAAAGACCAAGATCATAAATATCATTGTGATTCTGGAGGTAAGAGTTGACCTGGTCCTGCGAGACAGGAGCTTTACTAACCAGACACACCATCATTTCAATTGGACACAAATAACGAAAGGCTGttacgaataaggatttgaaagaggaaattacttatataaaaattataatactactattgattatataaataaagaaagtaggggataatgtgtgaatgaaagtgtgtctgtggaaaggagagagg
This region includes:
- the si:ch73-267c23.10 gene encoding serine incorporator 1 isoform X1 yields the protein MGAVLGTLTFASCVPCLCSSATCLICSCCPSSRNSTVTRVIYAFILLLGTIVACIMLSPGVGEQLRRIPGFCEDGAGSSIPSLQANVNCEMFVGYKAVYRVCFGMSMWFLGFSSLMINIKNSRDPRAAIHDGFWFFKLAALVAVTVAAFYIPDGPFTYLWFVVGSSGAFFFILIQLVLLVDFAHSWNESWVDKMENGNSRFWYAALLVVTAFNYILSFTAVIIFFIFYTKPDVCFINKFFVSFNMLFCIVASVVSVFPKVQESQPRSGLLQSSIITLYTMFLTWSAMTNEPDRVCNPSLLSIFQQITTPTLAPLEIDNQTAVVIIGTEELVLSSPYLQWWDAQSIVGLVIFVLCILYSSIRSSSTSQVKKLTMASKDSAILAEGGSSPDLSEESTGPRPVEDNERDMVQYSYSFFHFMLFLASLYIMMTLTNWYSPDADYTITSKWPAVWVKITSSWVCLALYIWTLVAPMILTNRDFS
- the si:ch73-267c23.10 gene encoding serine incorporator 1 isoform X2; translation: MGAVLGTLTFASCVPCLCSSATCLICSCCPSSRNSTVTRVIYAFILLLGTIVACIMLSPGVGEQLRRIPGFCEDGAGSSIPSLQANVNCEMFVGYKAVYRVCFGMSMWFLGFSSLMINIKNSRDPRAAIHDGFWFFKLAALVAVTVAAFYIPDGPFTYLWFVVGSSGAFFFILIQLVLLVDFAHSWNESWVDKMENGNSRFWYAALLVVTAFNYILSFTAVIIFFIFYTKPDESQPRSGLLQSSIITLYTMFLTWSAMTNEPDRVCNPSLLSIFQQITTPTLAPLEIDNQTAVVIIGTEELVLSSPYLQWWDAQSIVGLVIFVLCILYSSIRSSSTSQVKKLTMASKDSAILAEGGSSPDLSEESTGPRPVEDNERDMVQYSYSFFHFMLFLASLYIMMTLTNWYSPDADYTITSKWPAVWVKITSSWVCLALYIWTLVAPMILTNRDFS